One segment of Vicia villosa cultivar HV-30 ecotype Madison, WI unplaced genomic scaffold, Vvil1.0 ctg.003546F_1_1, whole genome shotgun sequence DNA contains the following:
- the LOC131641179 gene encoding inorganic phosphate transporter 2-1, chloroplastic: MNLNHSCGFSLTKHSKTTTSSLFLRKSHIFLSKNTSSLFLRDSLHVKPLPLSPNITKGLRNCKLSHPFATLSSFAEGGEGQHQNGEKENNNNNEVSGMAKAFNISSRTASAITICIAVAALIFPLFMSSLGQGLALKTRVLSYATLLFGFYMAWNIGANDVANAMGTSVGSGALTLRQAVLTAAVLEFSGALLMGTHVTSTMQKGILVANVFQGKDSLLFAGLLSSLAAAGTWLQIASYYGWPVSTTHCIVGAMVGFGLVYGGSGAVFWGSLARVISSWIFSPLVGAAVSFLVYKCIRRFVYSASNPGQAAAAAAPIAVFLGVTGISFSAFPLSKTFPIALSQALACGTVGAFLVDRTIRKQLGHLLDKANAPQPEPKDDTSHQNISFLSDIAGPKGTQLEIVYGVFGYMQVLSACFMSFAHGGNDVSNAIGPLAGALAILQGAAKGAEIVIPIDVLAWGGFGIVAGLMIWGYRVIATIGKKITELTPTRGFAAEFAAASVVLCASKLGLPISATHTLVGAVMGVGFARGLNSVRAETVKEICASWAVTIPVGATLSVIYTWIFTKLVSNVL; the protein is encoded by the exons ATGAATTTGAATCACTCTTGTGGTTTCTCTTTAACCAAACACTCAAAAACAACAACCTCTTCACTTTTCCTTAGAAAATCTCATATATTTCTCTCCAAAAACACTTCATCTTTGTTTCTTAGAGACTCTCTTCATGTCAAGCCTCTACCTCTTTCACCAAACATAACAAAAGGTTTGAGAAACTGTAAACTCTCACACCCTTTTGCTACCTTATCATCTTTTGCAGAAGGAGGAGAGGGACAACACCAAAATGGAGAGAAagagaataataataacaatgaagTATCAGGAATGGCAAAAGCATTCAACATATCATCAAGAACAGCTTCTGCTATAACAATATGTATAGCAGTGGCTGCACTTATTTTTCCTTTGTTTATGTCATCTCTAGGACAAGGTTTGGCTTTGAAGACAAGGGTTTTATCCTATGCAACCCTTTTGTTTGGATTCTACATGGCTTGGAACATTGGTGCTAATGATGTTGCAAATGCAATGGGGACTTCTGTTGGATCTGGTGCATTGACACTTAGGCAAGCTGTGTTGACTGCTGCAGTGCTGGAGTTTTCTGGTGCATTGTTGATGGGAACTCATGTGACTAGCACAATGCAGAAGGGGATTCTTGTTGCTAATGTGTTTCAAGGGAAGGATTCTCTTCTCTTTGCAGGATTGCTTTCTTCACTTGCTGCTGCTGGTACTTGGTTACAG ATTGCATCATATTATGGTTGGCCAGTATCTACTACACATTGTATAGTAGGAGCAATGGTGGGGTTTGGACTAGTTTATGGAGGTTCTGGTGCTGTTTTCTGGGGTTCACTGGCAAGAGTGATTTCTTCATGGATATTCTCGCCGCTAGTTGGAGCTGCTGTCTCATTTCTTGTATACAAATGCATCCGAAGG TTTGTGTATAGTGCAAGTAACCCGGGACAAGCGGCTGCTGCAGCAGCACCAATTGCTGTATTTCTTGGTGTAACCGGAATTTCCTTTTCCGCTTTTCCTCTTAGCAAGACTTTTCCTATAGCTCTAAGTCAAGCTTTAGCCTGTGGAACTGTCGGCGCTTTCCTGGTTGACCGAACAATCAGAAAACAACTCGGACATCTTCTAGACAAGGCAAACGCTCCACAACCCGAGCCAAAAGACGATACATCCCACCAAAACATAAGCTTCCTATCTGATATTGCAGGTCCAAAGGGCACTCAGCTTGAAATAGTTTACGGAGTTTTCGGTTACATGCAGGTTTTATCAGCATGTTTCATGTCATTTGCTCATGGTGGAAATGATGTCTCCAACGCGATAGGTCCGTTAGCCGGTGCACTAGCTATTCTGCAAGGCGCTGCAAAAGGAGCTGAGATAGTTATTCCGATTGACGTTCTTGCTTGGGGTGGATTTGGAATAGTTGCAGGGCTAATGATATGGGGTTATAGAGTTATAGCTACGATTGGAAAGAAAATAACCGAACTTACGCCGACTAGAGGGTTTGCAGCCGAATTTGCTGCTGCGTCGGTTGTTCTGTGTGCTTCAAAGCTAGGGCTACCAATATCGGCAACACATACATTAGTTGGTGCAGTAATGGGAGTTGGATTTGCAAGAGGACTTAACAGTGTTAGAGCAGAAACAGTGAAGGAGATTTGCGCTTCATGGGCGGTTACTATTCCGGTCGGCGCTACCTTATCGGTGATTTACACATGGATTTTTACTAAGCTTGTGTCCAATGTTTTATGA